One Luteibacter sp. 9135 DNA segment encodes these proteins:
- the queD gene encoding 6-carboxytetrahydropterin synthase QueD gives MRIFKSFTLEAAHRLPNVPEGHKCARLHGHSFRVELHVEGPVDTTLGWVMDFGDLKARFMPIYDRLDHHYLNDIEGLENPTSENLARWIFQQLHPSVPGLAKVVVHETCTSGAEYTGD, from the coding sequence ATGCGCATCTTCAAGTCGTTTACCCTCGAGGCGGCCCACCGCCTGCCGAATGTGCCGGAAGGCCACAAGTGCGCGCGCCTGCACGGGCATTCGTTCCGCGTGGAGCTGCATGTCGAGGGGCCGGTGGACACCACGCTCGGCTGGGTCATGGACTTCGGCGATCTGAAGGCCCGGTTCATGCCGATTTACGATCGGCTGGATCATCACTACCTCAACGACATCGAAGGCCTGGAAAACCCTACCAGCGAAAACCTCGCGCGGTGGATCTTCCAGCAGCTGCACCCGTCGGTGCCCGGCCTGGCCAAGGTCGTGGTGCATGAAACCTGCACGTCCGGCGCCGAATACACCGGCGACTGA
- a CDS encoding LuxR C-terminal-related transcriptional regulator, with amino-acid sequence MCLGRDSLDRPHPCGLAEEVFAALPLPCIVWRHGGGRAVMVNAAFRLEFGAGRGRAGPCWVAEHLQPAGGVDEFVFNDAQGSPRHYRVTRQHVEASGGAFQAVYLTPLPATEPVAPTSPTLASQRKDLGLTPRESQVLDGIMGGKLNKVIAGELRISPKTVELHRANLMAKLRVHNVVELAKAVLEAPAATPARPRRRTTGDTADTGIVAA; translated from the coding sequence ATGTGCCTTGGTCGTGACTCGCTCGACCGGCCGCACCCGTGCGGTCTGGCCGAGGAAGTGTTTGCCGCCCTTCCACTGCCCTGCATCGTATGGCGCCACGGAGGCGGCCGCGCAGTGATGGTCAATGCCGCCTTCCGCCTGGAATTCGGCGCGGGGCGCGGCCGTGCCGGGCCGTGCTGGGTCGCCGAGCACCTGCAGCCGGCGGGGGGCGTCGATGAATTCGTGTTCAACGATGCCCAGGGCTCACCCCGCCACTACCGGGTGACACGCCAGCATGTGGAGGCATCGGGCGGGGCGTTCCAGGCGGTGTACCTGACACCCCTGCCCGCCACCGAGCCCGTCGCACCGACGTCGCCTACCCTTGCCAGCCAACGGAAGGACCTGGGACTGACGCCCCGCGAGTCGCAGGTACTGGACGGCATCATGGGCGGCAAGCTGAACAAGGTCATCGCCGGGGAACTGCGGATCAGCCCGAAGACGGTGGAACTGCATCGCGCCAACCTGATGGCCAAGCTACGCGTGCACAACGTGGTGGAACTGGCGAAGGCGGTACTGGAGGCGCCAGCCGCGACGCCAGCCCGGCCCAGGCGCCGGACGACCGGCGACACCGCGGATACAGGAATCGTGGCTGCCTGA
- a CDS encoding RNA pyrophosphohydrolase, whose product MIDADGYRPNVGIVLLNGDGRLFWARRVNRDGWQFPQGGMRSDETPLEAMYRELEEETGLLAQHVEVLAETRGWLRYRLPSRFVRHHQRPTCIGQKQVWFLLRLKCTEDAFRLDACEKPEFDLWRWVDFWYPANHVVNFKRQVYERALRQFAPMVETVCSVTVGTCPQQAELERLARGGE is encoded by the coding sequence ATGATCGACGCTGATGGCTATCGACCGAATGTGGGCATCGTCCTCCTCAATGGCGACGGGCGCCTGTTCTGGGCGCGCCGGGTCAACCGCGACGGCTGGCAGTTCCCCCAGGGCGGCATGCGCAGCGACGAAACCCCGCTAGAAGCCATGTACCGCGAGCTGGAAGAAGAAACCGGCCTACTGGCCCAGCACGTGGAAGTGCTGGCCGAAACCCGTGGCTGGCTGCGCTACCGCCTGCCCAGCCGCTTCGTGCGCCACCACCAGCGGCCCACCTGTATCGGCCAGAAACAGGTGTGGTTCCTGCTGCGCCTGAAATGCACCGAGGATGCGTTTCGCCTGGATGCCTGCGAGAAGCCCGAGTTCGACCTCTGGCGCTGGGTGGACTTCTGGTACCCCGCCAACCACGTCGTGAATTTCAAGCGCCAGGTCTACGAACGGGCCCTGCGGCAGTTCGCGCCCATGGTGGAGACGGTCTGTTCCGTCACGGTGGGCACCTGCCCCCAACAGGCCGAACTGGAAAGACTGGCCCGCGGCGGCGAGTAA
- a CDS encoding (2Fe-2S)-binding protein, which produces MCNAVTDHAIRRAAADGVESFAELQARTGCSDCCGACEPEARQCLRQAVSESRSLPFLATTA; this is translated from the coding sequence ATGTGCAATGCCGTCACCGACCACGCCATTCGCCGCGCCGCGGCCGATGGGGTCGAGTCGTTCGCCGAACTCCAGGCTCGCACCGGTTGCTCGGACTGCTGCGGCGCGTGCGAGCCGGAAGCCCGCCAGTGCCTGCGCCAGGCAGTCAGCGAGAGCCGCTCCCTCCCGTTCCTGGCCACCACGGCCTGA
- the bfr gene encoding bacterioferritin produces the protein MKGDAKVIEFLNKVLYNELAAINQYFLHYRMFKDWGYNELAKHEYEESIEEMKHADKLIERILFLDGLPNLQHLGKLRIGENVVEALQGDLDLEMIATKDLREAIAYSEGIHDFVSRDLFKFILGQEEEHIDWLETQFSLISDIGPERYMLSKVGSLDKH, from the coding sequence ATGAAGGGCGACGCGAAAGTCATCGAATTCCTCAACAAGGTCCTCTACAACGAGCTGGCCGCGATCAACCAGTACTTCCTTCATTACAGGATGTTCAAGGACTGGGGCTACAACGAACTCGCCAAGCACGAGTACGAAGAGTCCATCGAGGAAATGAAGCACGCCGACAAGCTGATCGAGCGCATCCTGTTCCTCGACGGCCTGCCCAACCTGCAGCACCTGGGCAAGCTGCGCATCGGCGAGAACGTGGTCGAAGCGCTCCAGGGCGACCTGGACCTTGAAATGATCGCCACGAAGGACCTGCGCGAGGCCATTGCCTACAGCGAAGGTATCCACGACTTCGTCAGCCGCGACCTTTTCAAGTTCATCCTTGGCCAGGAAGAAGAGCACATCGACTGGCTCGAGACGCAGTTCAGCCTCATCTCGGACATCGGGCCGGAGCGCTACATGCTCAGCAAGGTGGGGTCGCTCGACAAGCATTGA
- a CDS encoding DUF6776 family protein, producing the protein MARRKRLLLLAAWLGSLVAVALVTWAAVSARQPHPLGASTTAASGDAEGEALRQKVANGQRDSQVAGIAARELRRNLAERDEEISGLRADLAFYTRLVGNGGQRDGLKIQGARATAVRGSADAWNLVVTLTRSARGGDPVKGNLRLAVEGIQDNTVRTLEGPALGLAVSGEGLPFAFRYFQQVQGSFTLPTGFQPTRLRLQAKGAGQEEVAATLSWTDVTRNDEASDVQH; encoded by the coding sequence ATGGCACGACGCAAGCGCCTCCTGCTGCTGGCCGCCTGGCTGGGCAGCCTGGTGGCCGTGGCACTGGTGACTTGGGCGGCGGTCAGCGCGCGGCAGCCGCATCCCCTTGGCGCATCGACAACGGCGGCTAGCGGCGATGCGGAGGGCGAGGCGCTGCGCCAGAAGGTTGCCAACGGGCAGCGCGACAGTCAGGTCGCGGGGATTGCCGCCAGGGAGCTTCGGCGCAACCTCGCCGAGCGCGACGAGGAAATCAGCGGCCTTCGCGCCGACCTGGCGTTCTACACGCGACTGGTGGGCAACGGCGGCCAGCGCGACGGCCTGAAGATCCAGGGAGCCCGGGCCACGGCGGTCAGGGGCAGCGCGGACGCATGGAACCTGGTGGTCACCCTCACGCGTAGCGCCCGGGGCGGCGATCCGGTCAAGGGCAACCTGCGCCTCGCCGTCGAGGGTATCCAGGACAACACGGTGCGCACGCTGGAAGGCCCCGCGCTCGGGCTGGCCGTTTCCGGGGAGGGCCTGCCGTTCGCCTTCCGGTATTTTCAACAGGTCCAGGGCAGCTTCACGCTGCCGACCGGCTTCCAGCCGACGCGGCTCCGCCTGCAGGCGAAGGGCGCCGGCCAGGAAGAGGTCGCCGCCACGCTGTCCTGGACCGATGTCACACGCAACGACGAGGCTAGCGATGTTCAGCACTAA
- a CDS encoding bactofilin family protein, with the protein MFSTKGKTQGPAVNAAATSLIARGVVIRGDVSFNGNLHLDGTVEGAVHAEAGSDGVLTISETGRVVGRIEVPHAVINGAVTGDIDAAERLELAPLARIEGDVHYQVLEMAAGAQVNGKMIHRGPVTVRQLAQAAIAAAPVTSEA; encoded by the coding sequence ATGTTCAGCACTAAGGGGAAAACGCAGGGGCCGGCGGTCAATGCCGCGGCGACGAGCCTGATCGCCCGTGGCGTGGTCATCCGGGGCGACGTGTCGTTCAACGGCAACCTGCATCTGGATGGCACCGTGGAAGGCGCCGTCCACGCCGAGGCGGGCAGCGACGGCGTGCTCACCATCAGTGAGACCGGCCGCGTGGTCGGGCGCATCGAGGTACCGCATGCGGTGATAAACGGCGCGGTCACCGGCGATATCGACGCCGCCGAACGCCTGGAACTGGCGCCGCTGGCCCGCATCGAGGGGGATGTGCACTACCAGGTGCTGGAGATGGCGGCCGGCGCGCAGGTGAACGGCAAGATGATCCACCGCGGCCCGGTGACGGTCCGCCAGCTGGCCCAGGCGGCCATCGCCGCCGCGCCGGTGACATCCGAGGCTTGA
- the erpA gene encoding iron-sulfur cluster insertion protein ErpA — MNNPFPMAPSASAPDYRTAGAPLIFTEAAARKVHELIDEEGNPSLKLRVYISGGGCSGFQYGFTFDEEQAEDDLAVSREGVTLVVDPLSLQYLTGAEIDYAESFSGSQFVIRNPNAKTTCGCGSSFSA, encoded by the coding sequence ATGAACAACCCCTTCCCCATGGCTCCGTCGGCATCCGCGCCGGATTACCGCACGGCGGGTGCGCCCCTGATCTTCACCGAGGCCGCGGCCCGCAAGGTGCACGAGCTGATCGACGAAGAAGGTAACCCGTCGCTCAAGCTGCGCGTCTACATCAGTGGCGGCGGCTGCTCGGGCTTCCAGTACGGGTTCACCTTCGACGAGGAACAGGCCGAAGACGACCTGGCCGTGTCCCGCGAAGGGGTGACGCTGGTGGTCGATCCCCTGTCGCTGCAATACCTGACGGGCGCCGAGATCGATTACGCGGAGTCGTTCAGCGGCTCGCAGTTCGTCATTCGCAACCCGAACGCGAAGACGACCTGCGGCTGCGGCTCCTCGTTCAGCGCATGA
- the nudC gene encoding NAD(+) diphosphatase has translation MSNVFAGLEIDRMAERREDRVWVEEIERAADTRFLVLDSEGQTFVAAQAEHPEWMPSALRAERFGDVPSTLLGLAAGSAWFALVLDEAHAATFVDLTAARRMNLREAGLVFPAFDAGLFAFAKGVTHWQRQMRFCNLCGAPTLVVASGHRVQCTNPDGPHMHFPRTDAAIIVIVEDGDRCLLGRQRGWPAGRYSTLAGFVEPGESLEDAVKREVREESGVEVLHATYHSSQPWPMPASLMVGFTATAKTREIVLRDDELEDARWFTADDIAAGIRSGELGVPPPLSVSYRLIEHWLAQRHVSLEQLLADAPRH, from the coding sequence GTGAGCAATGTTTTCGCGGGGCTGGAGATCGACCGCATGGCCGAGCGCCGTGAGGATCGGGTCTGGGTCGAAGAGATCGAACGCGCGGCCGATACACGCTTTCTGGTGCTGGACAGCGAAGGCCAGACCTTCGTGGCCGCCCAGGCCGAACATCCCGAGTGGATGCCATCGGCCCTGCGCGCCGAGCGCTTCGGCGACGTGCCGTCCACCTTGCTGGGCCTGGCCGCCGGCAGCGCCTGGTTCGCCCTGGTACTGGACGAAGCGCACGCCGCGACGTTCGTCGACCTGACCGCCGCTCGGCGCATGAACCTGCGCGAGGCCGGACTGGTGTTTCCAGCCTTCGATGCGGGCCTGTTCGCCTTCGCCAAGGGCGTTACGCACTGGCAGCGGCAGATGCGGTTCTGCAACCTCTGCGGCGCGCCGACCCTCGTCGTGGCGTCGGGACATCGCGTGCAATGCACCAACCCCGATGGCCCCCACATGCATTTTCCGCGCACCGACGCGGCCATCATCGTGATCGTGGAGGACGGCGACCGCTGCCTGCTCGGCCGGCAACGCGGATGGCCGGCGGGTCGCTATTCGACGCTGGCCGGTTTCGTCGAGCCGGGCGAATCGCTGGAAGATGCCGTCAAGCGCGAGGTGCGCGAGGAATCGGGCGTGGAAGTGCTGCACGCCACGTACCACTCGTCGCAGCCCTGGCCCATGCCCGCGTCGCTGATGGTCGGCTTCACCGCCACCGCGAAAACCCGCGAGATCGTGCTTCGCGACGACGAACTGGAAGACGCCCGCTGGTTCACCGCGGACGATATCGCCGCCGGCATACGCTCCGGCGAGTTGGGCGTACCACCGCCGCTGTCGGTGTCGTACCGGCTGATCGAGCACTGGCTGGCGCAGCGGCACGTATCGCTCGAGCAACTGCTGGCGGACGCGCCGCGCCACTGA
- a CDS encoding RICIN domain-containing protein — protein MRHPLSLCLSLALMGTVGHAVASPASTSAPPVYLRLSELGTALAADGQRTSASHFSFPHLAGAETKARLLWLTSTELASREVRELVAEALLLGDGILVSRNGTGDTERAMFGFAGQSGMSVYRRSPDGVLDVMVIDDAMSVEDATARVTDWFARSSPKAGRPTPVRLARQVDGVNAADKLDDGSYTPSLQLRVDKPFADGRRIFHDIKIMRDVTPSRDDKVVIVKTQVNQAPSRRGTWWNGAPNPGGKAYYLLVPDRYRVTTGLNFADDASLVTLQEYAPVSDGVKERTVNHSLSIKASSNLSATPDVLAALASVGAPSAGKLPVMLSSGRERMETQSVTMTLKDYTTHVTPVTIGQSRGVSWAFPLANDIASDIDYFKDGENHNASLLSERKATPMMKSATLEMASTWRIQGDRDGDLVVTTRADVATRVYDTLENDSTVEDDEESVMEFTTRVSMDSPFLARQPVVRLQSLAGTGACLTQPDTGRPDVVMAACDRGEANPGQQWMLELDGTYRNRASKRCLTAEETSGEVVVSDCDSPSLNKQWSWSADRIHSRYAGGNHWRLHVRGGRPNAKFDPALHQVIVSNDSHPLLRPWSSYPNKPTPGDVIPRLATVSPPVPESYLAYREVSADERWQPVLVRK, from the coding sequence ATGCGTCATCCCCTCTCCCTGTGTCTCAGTCTCGCCCTCATGGGCACCGTCGGTCATGCCGTCGCGTCGCCCGCATCAACATCCGCCCCTCCCGTCTATCTTCGGCTCTCCGAACTCGGCACAGCGCTAGCCGCCGACGGACAACGCACATCGGCCTCCCACTTCTCGTTTCCCCACCTGGCCGGCGCGGAGACAAAGGCGCGGCTGCTCTGGCTGACCAGCACCGAACTGGCGTCGCGGGAGGTTCGTGAACTCGTGGCGGAAGCGCTGTTGCTCGGCGACGGGATACTGGTAAGCCGGAACGGCACGGGCGACACCGAACGAGCGATGTTCGGTTTCGCCGGCCAGTCCGGCATGTCGGTCTATCGACGCTCTCCCGACGGAGTGCTGGACGTGATGGTCATCGACGATGCGATGTCCGTCGAAGACGCGACCGCACGCGTGACTGATTGGTTCGCCCGTTCCTCGCCGAAGGCCGGTCGGCCGACACCGGTACGTCTGGCCCGCCAGGTCGACGGAGTGAACGCCGCGGACAAGCTGGACGATGGAAGCTATACCCCGTCGCTGCAACTGCGGGTGGACAAGCCGTTCGCCGATGGCCGCCGGATCTTCCACGACATCAAAATCATGCGCGACGTCACCCCGAGCCGAGACGACAAGGTGGTCATCGTCAAGACACAGGTCAACCAGGCCCCATCGCGCCGCGGCACCTGGTGGAACGGCGCGCCCAATCCGGGCGGCAAGGCTTATTACCTGCTCGTCCCCGACCGCTATCGCGTCACGACCGGGCTCAACTTCGCCGACGATGCCTCCCTCGTGACGCTGCAGGAATATGCCCCCGTATCCGATGGCGTGAAAGAGCGTACGGTCAATCACTCGCTCAGCATCAAGGCATCGAGCAACCTCAGCGCCACGCCGGATGTCCTCGCCGCCCTCGCCAGCGTCGGGGCCCCGTCGGCGGGCAAACTTCCCGTGATGCTTTCCAGTGGCAGGGAGCGCATGGAGACCCAGTCGGTCACCATGACACTCAAGGACTACACGACGCATGTCACTCCGGTGACGATCGGGCAATCACGTGGCGTGAGCTGGGCATTCCCGCTGGCGAACGACATTGCCAGCGACATCGATTATTTCAAGGATGGCGAGAACCATAACGCCTCGCTGCTTTCCGAGAGGAAAGCCACGCCGATGATGAAGAGCGCCACGCTCGAAATGGCCTCGACATGGCGCATCCAGGGTGATCGCGATGGCGACCTCGTCGTCACCACACGCGCCGACGTCGCCACTCGCGTCTACGACACGCTTGAAAACGATTCCACTGTCGAGGACGACGAGGAGTCCGTCATGGAGTTCACGACACGCGTATCGATGGACTCGCCGTTCCTTGCGCGTCAGCCGGTCGTGCGGTTGCAGTCGCTGGCGGGCACGGGCGCCTGTCTTACCCAGCCGGATACCGGCCGGCCAGACGTCGTGATGGCCGCCTGCGACCGCGGCGAGGCCAATCCCGGGCAGCAGTGGATGCTGGAGCTGGACGGCACGTATCGCAACCGGGCAAGCAAGCGATGCCTCACCGCGGAGGAAACCAGCGGCGAGGTAGTGGTGTCCGACTGCGACAGCCCCTCGCTCAACAAGCAGTGGTCATGGTCGGCCGATCGCATCCACTCGCGCTATGCGGGCGGCAACCACTGGCGCCTGCATGTCCGCGGCGGACGTCCAAATGCCAAGTTCGATCCCGCCCTGCATCAGGTCATCGTGTCCAACGACAGCCATCCGCTGCTACGTCCCTGGTCGTCCTACCCGAACAAGCCGACGCCCGGCGACGTGATTCCGCGGCTCGCTACCGTCTCACCACCGGTCCCGGAAAGCTACCTGGCCTATCGCGAGGTGAGCGCGGACGAGCGCTGGCAGCCCGTCCTGGTGCGCAAGTAA
- a CDS encoding MFS transporter, with protein sequence MSQFSLLGTRRFAPFFWTQALGAFNDNAFRNAMVMLVAFQMALPKEQVSLYTNLAPALFILPYFLFSATAGQLAEKFEKTRIIRYVKLFEIAAMTIAAIGFFTHHIALLLVVLFLMGMHSTMFGPIKYSILPQALDRTELVGGNALVETGTQLAMLVGMIVGNALMLIAGYGTLAASLTTIAIAVAGYVVSRSIPVAPATAPDLRFNWNPLSETWRVLKLTHEDRAVFNAILGISWFWFFGTVMIAQLPNYTRDVLGGDGSVNTLVLTLFSLGTGVGSLLCERLSGKRVEIGLVPIGAFGLTVFAVDLFFARPGVTPGLSLGWMAFLAAPGAWRVAFDLTMIGAFAGFYVVPLFAFVQSRAPRERLSRVIAGNNIVNAVLICIASGFGLGLTALGLDTPTIFLVTGLVNIAVAAYIFTLVPEFMMRFITWVLVHTLYRIRVQGLENVPDEGAALVVCNHVSFMDPLILMASVRRPMRFVMYHRIYDLPVLHFVFRTARAIPIAGRHEDEALLAAAFEAIDQALAEGEVVCIFPEGGLTKDGSIMPFRPGVEHILARRPVPVVPLALRGLWGSIFSRRDTALGRTRLPRRFWSRIELVGSVPTPAAQATAASLHARVDELRGDRA encoded by the coding sequence ATGTCGCAGTTTTCTTTGTTGGGCACACGTCGCTTCGCGCCGTTCTTCTGGACACAGGCACTCGGCGCGTTCAACGACAACGCGTTCCGCAACGCCATGGTCATGCTGGTGGCGTTCCAGATGGCGCTGCCCAAGGAGCAGGTGTCGCTCTATACGAACCTGGCGCCCGCGCTGTTCATCCTGCCGTACTTCCTGTTTTCCGCCACGGCGGGCCAGCTGGCGGAGAAGTTCGAGAAAACGCGCATCATCCGCTACGTGAAGCTGTTCGAGATTGCCGCGATGACGATCGCCGCGATCGGCTTCTTCACCCACCACATTGCTCTGCTGCTGGTCGTGCTGTTCCTGATGGGCATGCACTCGACCATGTTCGGACCGATCAAGTATTCGATCCTGCCGCAAGCGCTGGACCGGACAGAGCTGGTCGGCGGCAACGCGCTGGTCGAGACGGGCACGCAGCTGGCGATGTTGGTGGGCATGATCGTCGGCAATGCGCTGATGCTGATCGCCGGGTACGGCACGCTGGCCGCATCGCTGACCACGATCGCTATCGCGGTGGCGGGCTACGTGGTCAGCCGGTCCATTCCCGTGGCGCCAGCCACGGCGCCGGACCTGCGCTTCAACTGGAACCCGCTCAGCGAGACATGGCGCGTGCTGAAGCTGACCCACGAAGACCGCGCGGTGTTCAACGCGATCCTGGGTATTTCGTGGTTCTGGTTCTTCGGTACCGTGATGATCGCCCAGTTGCCGAACTACACCCGGGACGTGCTGGGAGGCGACGGTTCGGTCAATACCCTGGTGCTTACGTTGTTCTCGTTGGGCACGGGCGTCGGCTCGCTGTTATGCGAGAGGCTGTCGGGCAAGCGCGTAGAGATCGGCCTGGTGCCGATCGGCGCCTTCGGCCTCACGGTGTTCGCGGTGGACCTGTTCTTCGCCCGGCCGGGCGTGACCCCGGGTCTCTCGCTGGGCTGGATGGCATTCCTCGCCGCACCGGGTGCATGGCGGGTGGCGTTCGACCTGACGATGATCGGCGCGTTCGCCGGCTTCTATGTGGTGCCACTGTTCGCCTTCGTCCAGAGTCGCGCGCCGAGGGAGCGGCTTTCAAGGGTGATCGCGGGCAACAACATCGTCAACGCGGTGTTGATCTGCATCGCGTCGGGATTCGGCCTCGGACTGACCGCACTGGGCCTCGACACGCCGACGATCTTCCTGGTCACCGGGCTGGTCAACATTGCGGTGGCCGCATACATCTTCACGCTCGTACCCGAATTCATGATGCGCTTCATCACCTGGGTGCTCGTGCACACGCTGTACCGCATTCGCGTGCAGGGGCTGGAAAACGTGCCCGACGAGGGCGCCGCCCTGGTCGTCTGCAACCATGTGAGCTTCATGGACCCGTTGATCCTGATGGCCAGCGTGCGACGGCCGATGCGCTTCGTCATGTATCACCGGATTTACGACCTGCCGGTTCTCCATTTCGTCTTCCGCACCGCCAGGGCGATCCCCATCGCTGGCCGTCACGAGGACGAGGCTTTGCTCGCCGCGGCCTTCGAGGCGATCGACCAGGCGCTGGCCGAAGGCGAGGTGGTCTGCATCTTTCCCGAAGGCGGCCTGACCAAGGATGGCTCGATCATGCCCTTCCGCCCCGGGGTGGAACACATCCTCGCCCGCCGCCCTGTGCCGGTGGTGCCGCTGGCCTTGCGGGGGCTGTGGGGAAGCATCTTCAGCCGGCGTGACACGGCGCTGGGCCGGACCCGCCTGCCACGTCGCTTCTGGTCCAGGATCGAACTCGTGGGCAGCGTGCCCACGCCGGCCGCGCAGGCGACCGCCGCGTCGCTGCACGCGCGGGTGGATGAACTTCGTGGTGACCGCGCCTGA
- the purD gene encoding phosphoribosylamine--glycine ligase — MKVLVIGGGGREHALAWKLGQSNRVDEVIVAPGNAGTAHEPGLRNVPIAVTDIDALVALARDEGVGLTVVGPEVPLVAGVVDRFTAAGLRCFGPSAGAAQLEGSKAFAKAFLARHDIPTAHYAVFTQLAPALEHVRGTGAPIVIKADGLAAGKGVVVAMTLAEAEAALEDMLGQQAFGDASSRVVIEEFLEGEEASFIVIADGRHALPMATSQDHKRRDDGDLGPNTGGMGAYSPAPVVTDEVSARVMREIIQPTLDGMRADGVPFTGFLYAGLMIDATGAAKVIEFNVRFGDPETQPIMLRLRSDLVDLVEAALDGAISEASADWDPRPALGVVLAAGGYPGKVRAGDAITGADGDFGIDVKVFHAGTAQDDQDRPVTAGGRVLTVCALGDDLAQARGRAYAAVERIHFADAFHRQDIAHRAFDR; from the coding sequence ATGAAGGTCCTCGTTATCGGCGGCGGTGGTCGCGAACACGCGCTGGCGTGGAAACTCGGCCAGTCCAACCGGGTGGACGAGGTGATCGTCGCGCCCGGCAACGCCGGCACCGCGCACGAGCCGGGCCTGCGCAACGTGCCCATCGCCGTGACCGATATCGATGCGCTCGTGGCGCTGGCCAGGGACGAAGGCGTCGGCCTGACCGTGGTCGGGCCGGAGGTGCCGCTGGTCGCCGGCGTCGTCGACCGCTTCACCGCCGCCGGGCTGCGCTGCTTCGGTCCGTCCGCCGGCGCGGCACAGCTGGAGGGCAGCAAGGCCTTCGCCAAGGCGTTCCTGGCCCGTCACGACATCCCCACGGCGCACTATGCGGTGTTCACGCAGCTGGCGCCGGCCCTTGAGCACGTGCGCGGCACCGGGGCGCCCATTGTCATCAAGGCGGACGGCCTGGCCGCCGGCAAGGGGGTCGTGGTCGCCATGACGCTGGCCGAGGCGGAGGCGGCGCTGGAGGACATGCTCGGCCAACAGGCCTTCGGTGACGCCTCGTCGCGTGTCGTCATCGAGGAATTCCTCGAGGGCGAGGAAGCCAGCTTCATCGTCATCGCCGACGGTCGCCATGCGCTGCCCATGGCCACCAGCCAGGACCACAAGCGTCGCGACGACGGCGACCTCGGCCCGAACACGGGCGGCATGGGCGCCTATTCGCCGGCACCGGTGGTCACCGACGAGGTCTCGGCGCGCGTCATGCGCGAGATCATCCAGCCCACGCTGGATGGCATGCGTGCGGATGGCGTGCCCTTCACCGGGTTTCTCTACGCGGGCCTGATGATCGACGCCACCGGCGCGGCCAAGGTCATCGAGTTCAATGTGCGTTTCGGCGATCCGGAAACCCAGCCGATCATGCTGCGCCTTCGCTCCGACCTGGTCGACCTGGTCGAGGCGGCGCTCGACGGGGCGATAAGCGAGGCCAGTGCCGACTGGGATCCGCGACCCGCGCTCGGCGTCGTTCTCGCCGCGGGAGGGTATCCGGGCAAGGTGCGCGCGGGGGACGCGATCACCGGTGCCGACGGCGATTTCGGTATCGACGTAAAGGTCTTCCACGCCGGCACGGCCCAGGACGACCAGGACCGACCGGTGACCGCCGGCGGTCGCGTGCTGACCGTCTGCGCGCTGGGCGACGACCTGGCACAGGCGCGTGGCCGGGCGTATGCGGCGGTGGAACGCATCCATTTCGCCGATGCGTTCCACCGCCAGGACATCGCCCATCGTGCCTTTGATCGCTGA